The sequence tttagtttgatataatcccatttgtttatttttcctttggttgcccgtgcttttggggtcgtattcatgaagtctgtgtccagtcctatttcctgaagtgtttctcctatgttttctttaagaagttttattgtttcagggtgtatatttaaatccttaatccattttgagttgattttagtatacagtgagaggtatgggtctagtttcattctcctgcatatggatatccagttatccgagcaccatttgctgaagaggcagtcccttccccagtgaataggcttggtgcctttgtcaaagatcagatggaagtaagtgtgtgggttgacttctggattctctattctattccattggtcagtgtgtctgtttttatgccagtaccatactgttttggttattatagctttgtagtatagcttaaagtcaggtaatgttatgcctccagctttattttttttgctcagcattgctttggctatgcgtggtcttttattgttccatataaatgtctggagagttttttccatcctgagaaaaatgtctttggaattttgatggggattgcattgaatttgtatataactttgggtagtatggacattttcactatgttgattcttccaatccaagagcatgggatatctttccatcttcttgtatcctctctaatttctctcagcagtggttcgtagttctcattatagagatttttcacctccttggttaactcaattcctaagtattttatttttttggtagctattgtaaatgggcaggctttcttcatttctcattctgcatgttcactattggagaagagaaatgctactcatttttgtgtgttgattttgtatcctgctactgtgctgaaatcatttatcaattccaacagtttttttgtagaggttttaggctgttcgatatataggatcatgtcatctgcaaacagggacagtctgacttcatcttttccaatctggatgccctttatttccttctcttctctgattgctctggctagtacttccaacactatgttgaataggagtggtgagagtgggcatccttgtctagttcctgttcttaaaggaaaggctttcagcttttccccattcaggatgatattggcagtgggtttgtcagatatggctttaattatgttgagattctttccctctatacctaacttatagagggtctttgtcatgaatgagtgctgaactttgtcaaatgctttttcagcatctatagagatgattaatatggtgtatcacatttattgatttgcttatgttgaaccaaccttgcatccctgggatgaatcccacttgatcgtggtgaataattttacgtatgtgttgctgtattctgtttgctaggattttactgaggatttttgcatctatattcatcaaggatatcggcctgtagttttcttttttggtgatatctttacctggttttggtatcaggatgatgtttgcttcatagaatgagtttgggagatttgcgtccgtttcaatcttttggaatagtttgtaaagaatcggtgtcaattcctctttgaatgtttggtaaaattctgctgtgaatccatctggtcctgcgcttttctttgttgggagccttctgataacctcttcaatctcctttattgttattggtctgttcaaattttctacatcttcatggttcagttttgggagcttgtgtgtgtccagaaatttatccatttcctccagattttcaaacttgttggtgtatagttgtttatagtagtctcgaatgattccttgtatttcagatgaatcagttgtaatatcacctttttcatttctaatttttgttatttgagtcttctctcttcttttttttgttagccatgctaatggtttgtcaattttatttatcttttcaaaaaaccaactttgtgattcattgatcttttgaattgttttttggttttcaatttcattcagttctgctctgatcttaatgatttctttccatctgctaactttaggtttggattgttcttgtttttctagttcgttaaggtgaagtgttaggttgttcacttgtcatctttccatttttctgaagtgagcatttaatgcaataaatttcccccttaatactgcttttgcagtatcccacaggttttgatatgatgtatcattgttttcattagtttcaataaattttttgatttcctgcttgatttcttcttggacccatatgtcattaagtagaatgctgtttaatttccatgtgtttgtatagtttccagagtttcgtttgttattaatttctagttttaatccattgtggtctgagaagataggtgggataattccagtttttttgaatgtattgagacttgatttgtgacctaatatgtgatctatcctggagaatgatccatgtgctgatgagaagaatgaatattctgaagttgttggatggaatgttctgtagatatctgccaattccaattggtctagagtcttgtttggatcttgtgtttctctactgattctttgcctagatgatctgtctaatattgacagtggggtgttcaggtcccctgctattatggtattagtgtctatttccttctttaggtctaatagagtttgttttataaatctggctgctccaacattgggtgcgtacatatttatgattgtcatgtcttcttgatggatcagtccttttatcattaagtagtgtccctcattgtctctttttatggtttttagtttaaagtctattttgtcagatataagaatagctactccagctcgtttttcttttctgtttgcatggtaaatctttttccatcctttcactcttagtctatgtgaatctttatgggtgaggtgggtctcttgtaggcagcatatagttgggtcctcctttttgatccagtcagccagtctgtgtcttttgattggagaatttaagccttttacattaagagttgttattgaaaggtgttgatttattcctagcattttattggttgtttggttgtcttaggtgtcttttgttccttgctttctgatttactgtttggtttctgtgtttgttggttccttaggttgtagatagcgtttttgtttgcttgttttctcttcatgaatgccatttttattacactagtgggttttgatttttcttgggtttttatggcagtggtagttattttcaggaaccaaacccagtactcccttgaggatttcttgtaagggtggtcatgtggtagtgaactcccacagtttttgtttgtctgagaaatatactatttgcccttcatttcggaaggatagccttgcagggcagagtattcttggctggcaatctttgtcttttagtattttgaatatatcatcccattcctttctagcttttagggtttgtgatgaaaaatctgatgttaacctgattggggctcccttataggtgatttgatgcttctctcttgcagcttttaagattctctctttgtctctgagttttgccaatttgactataacatgtcttggagaaggccttttggggttgaatacgtttggagatcgttgagcttcctggatctgaagatctgtgatttttcctatacctgggaagttttctgccactattttgttgaatatgttttcaatggaatctccattttcctccccttctggaatacccatgactcggatatttgagcgcttaaggttgtctgatatctctctcagattttcttcaatgtccttgattcttttttctttctttttgtctgcttgtgttatttcaaacagcccatcttcaagttcagaggttctctcttcaacttcgacaagcctgctgggtaaactctccgttgtgttttttatttcgctgaataacttcttcagttcagcaagttctgctacattttttttcaggacattgatttccttgtacatttcctctttcagatcctgtatacttttcctcatttcatcatgatttctagctgagttttcttgtatctcattcagtttccttagaattatcactcgaaattccttgtcagtcatttcaagggcttcttgttttataggatctagagtttgagatttattaacttttggtggtgtactttcttgatttttttgtatttctggtatcttttttttgatgtttattcattgtggcagggggtttcacagtccaccggtttgagactaatgaataactaagatgttgctgtggttgccaatttcgtatggctccctccatgactgctcagttggcctctagtgccttgtgtgtatggttgcctcgggtcttgggcctctccagggagccacctttctggtcagcttggactctgctgggctgctggatcacgtaccacagggtgtgtgatctctgttgagctttcacttcctgtgcaggacttctccctgttccgtgtgctctggcccagtctgttggatcgtgcagtggcgaccccacagggtgtgtggtttctgtcgagtctccacctccctggccgcacgtctccccactctgtgcgcactgtgctgggctgggacgtgtgttctgcaaccctcgtctatcagctgggccttcaagacccttctcggcactgcctcacccaggaagtctaccaggtttctggtaggcacagatgaccggttgctctggatgcctttgtagcactgtgtagatctttctcaggacttgttcacctttgtatccccctggcatggaccgagtctagcgcccgcctgcagtcagctctccggcaggttcaagcagacctgggaactctcctaccacactattcccaaccagaaattcgttaggcttttttccaaactggtggctgcagagatggtatctgcctcccagtaacaggaattttaccgggggctggagtccaggatgtggtggagtgacagttggccccgcccgtacttccttgctctcccgacactggccagggacgtcccacgccaccagccccgccagagaactgcggagggcgTGGGaagggaggccggcccgcagtccccggaaagccctgcgccggggcaagcaagtgggaaggctcagtgaggggccaaGCCGAGCCGGGCCAgggctgccagcacctgggaaaatgggggcagccccggggtggtgagtgactcggtgatgcaggcggaagccgggtgagCGTCAGCCGcccaagcagggctgggccaggggtcactcacagggctgtgccaggtcgggtgctcactctctgcctctggtttgtcgccttccccattctcggccgctgccacctccggctgttcagtcggtcccgcggcgcggctcaggcactcccaggaatcttcttttatgccagcctgaaacctcgaatcctgaatagggccactggccgccttcagcgtggccccggcctccggaatcctgtctgcatccacagcagccctggcgctgtgttccctgtttagagacttgcttttgcagctaagaaacagttcttttcctgctccacacttcaaagctgttgcctgtaaatgaggcagcctctcctgccgggggcaaagtggcggtcagcccccacgaccggccagcagcagcagtcctcccttaagagatggcaagaggaaggtccacaagtttcccggctgcctgaggcccagtggccgccttttccacctcagctactccgcgccaaccaccgcagccactgccatcttgaaacctcccaaaccattatattttaaaatattattttccggccagcctgtggctcacatgggagagtgtggtgctgataacaccaaggcctcgggttcacatcctatatagggatggccggttcgctcactcgggagagcgtggtgctgacaacaccaagtcaagggtaaagatccccttaccggcatctttaaaaaaaaaaaaaatgggagagtgtggttctgataaaatattattttcctagCTCTAGTGGAAGCAAacattaataatattttcaaaatctacTTCTTCACATATCTTGATTGAAAGAATTGCCATATTTGACAATCTCCCTTGAACAAGTGAAGATCTTAAATATGAAATTAACTTCCATCTTATGGGTCTctgaaattttgatatttttttcatagttttttttttcattaattttgctttttgaaaaatattgcattataatattatttatcttgattactaagttttttgggggggtcccCTTAAACTTCGCACGTCCACTTCTGCCTTCGCAGTACCCGGAGTCTCCGCCTGCGAAGGAGATTTTCCAGCAAGAGGACCTCCCCAGGACAATCCACCAGGCGCAGGCGCACAGGTGCAGGGCGGGACGGGCAAACCCAGAGGTTCCTTTTCCGGAGAGCACCACACACGCCTTTGAACGGGACCAATCAGAGGCTGCGTCGCCCGGCTCTCCTTGCCCCGCCTCCTGCAGGTCTCTCTTTAATTATCCAATAATAGACTATTTTCCCGGCTGGTGCCCTTCCATTCAATCAGATGGGGAGGCGGGGCCTCAGCTTAGAGCCGTCTCCGTGAGGAGGTGCGGCACCATCTTTTACCGGAAGTACGCATGCTGGGGACCCTCGCATACGGTGGGGGTTCTGCTTTGCAGCCTGTGGTTCTTTTACCTCAAGAAGGCATGAAGCGGTACCCCGGGGTCGGTGCCCACCAAACCTGGACAACTGGCGGGTCCCATGAGCCCTCCCCACTCCACCTGCTGGGGGTCCTTTGAGCCTCTGCCAGGCTAAATTAGAGTTAGGATGGGTTACCAGGTGTTGGGGACTCCCATGTCCTACTTCATGGTGGGGACTGATGGAGATCAAGGTCTGACTTCCGATCTGGATATTCTTTTCAAAAGGCGAGGTTGGCTGGGGAGCCAGCTGAACATAAACGGATGTAGATGGCTCAGGCCCTTCTCAGAGTAAGGAAGGGCTCATCTTCCTCTAAGGCTAAGCCCTTGCTACTCACAGTCTAAGAACAGGCATCTCCTTTGtgattattaaaaatgcataatCTCAGGCTCCATCCCAGACCTCCTGAATAAGAATCTTCGTTTTAACAATACCCCCAGGTGATTTCTGTGCATGTTCATGTTTCAGAATCGCTGCTTTAAGCTTCTCAAGATTTAGTCTAGGAGACAATGTTGACATCTGCATTTGGCTCACAGATGGCAGCCTATATTGCAAACCAAACGGAGATACTAAGGTTTGAGCCTTGCAAGTCAGACTCAGGATCTTTATGACATCTCAGGCATCACTTTCCACTTAATCGGGATGATATAACGAAAGTGATCCTGTAGGATGATATAGGTGGGAACCTATGGTGAACGTAGGTACCTGGGAATGTGTAGAAGCACTCAGGAAAGAGTAAACAATGTACACCAAGAGGTGCTCAATCAACCTGAGGTTGAAAGACTGATAGAATGTGTATTCGGGATGGATGGGTTTGTTCAACAACATGGCATTCCACAGACATGGTCTCTAACCGAGGAACTCACTTGATAGTAAAAGGGACATGGTAGCCAGTTGCCAAGATGACCCCCAGTGATCCTAGCTTTGTATAATACTTTCCCACATTGAATTGGGCTGACTCTGTAAGCAATAGTGTGTGTAAGAAACTATGGTGTGTGACTTCTGGAGCTAAGTCTTAAAATATATTGTGGCTTCCATCCTGCTCTCTTGACTCACTTGCTCTGGGGAACCATCTATCTTGTGTGAGGACTATCAAATTAGCTCTGTGGAGAGGTCCATGTGAAGAACCGAGGCTTCCTACAAATAGCAATGTGAAGGAGCCATCTCAGAAGCTGACCCTCCAGCCTCAGTGAAGCCTTCAGGTGACTGAGTCCCTGCTGACAACTTTACTGCAATCTCATGAGAACCCCAATCCAGAACCATTCAGCTAAACCACTACCAGATCTCTCACCAACAATATCTGTGTGAGATAAATGTTTACTGTTTTAAGTTGGTAAGTTATGGAATAATTTGTTACTCAATAGATAACTAGTACAAGGGGGCTGGTGTCCATGTGATTCATTGGTATTTACTTGTACATCATCATCAGAAACACCTGACTTTATGGAATAGTAAAATGGTCTTTTAAGGACTGTGTTTTGGCACCATTTGAGGCTATTCTATAACTCTAGGGTGCTGTTTCACAGGATACAGTCTAAAATTCATACTTTCTTTCAACCAGGAATTTATGGGTCAGAGAAGCAAGGGGTACAAACAGATACTTTTTCTTGTAATACCTAATGATCTACttgcaaaatttttcttcttatccCAGCATCACTGGGCTCTGCAGAGACTTCTTGATGGCCAATTTGGGATCCATTTATTACTGAGTAAACTGACCAAAAATGGGATTCTAATATTGTTATGACTTAGGctatcaataaaaaaaagttttgctgCTACACAATGGTAGCAGAGAGGACTGTGGATAGAAAGATCTCCTTGAGAGGATTCTAGAATTGCCATGTTAAGTGATGTCAGTAAATGAAAGCCTAGGCAggactacaagggtacttcaaaaagttaatggaaaaatggaattaaaagatgtcatgaatatttccatggactttttgaagaccccctcgtGTAAGGAGGTCAAATCTCTCTGACATGGAAGTTTGGGGTTACtatatcaataaaacaaaactaaccttGAGTAACTGAGCTACTGGGTAAAGACAAAGGGAACATGAATTAGATTGTAGATAAGAAAAATTATTACTATCAACCAAGGGTTCATGGctaccttcagaaatgaagactacagcatcttttcatatttccttcttttctttattgtatgtgaatatacatatagttgtgtgtgtgtgtatatatgtatgtatgtatgtatgtatgtatgtattttagtttgctctccttttctctccctttctcagtGTTTTACATGCACATAGGATGTGTAGTTATTGGTTAGCTTTCATTGATTTAGAAATTCCAGAATGTCATGATGGCATCATGACTGGAATAGAGGAGGTCCTGCTTGTGGACCTGGATGCAGTAACTGACAGGATTTTGAGTTGTTCCCCTTTTGTGTGAAGGATAGTTGCATTATGATAAGCCATCGGATTTCTTTTATACTGAAGGGTAAATTGGTAACGGGGTATGTGTTATTATGCAACTGGAGGGGTAGATTCTAGTGGGCATTTAGCATGCCTTTTGGCTTCCCAACTTCTGCAACCCCTTCCAAAGCTTATGTAATCCCCTACCTCATAATTCATGGGAAAAGAGCTTACTTCTTTGTCCTGTAGGATGAATATCCTGGATAACTGATTTCCCAGTCCCTCTTGCAGCTAAGATGTGGGCATGTGACAACCCATCAGATACCCCTGACTCAGCCTTTGATACAAAGAAGGGGAGACCAGGAGGAACTATTTCTGGTAGTGGCAGCCATTGCAGCAAGGTGGTTTTCCTGGAGGAGCAGTGGTGGCAGTGCTACTGGTGGCATCCCATGTCCAGTAACAGCTGTGCCAAAGCTATGAACCACAACATTTACGCTTGGAGGTACAGTATCAACATTGGTACGCTGATCAGACCAGTTCTGTGGCAGCTGCAGACCACTGTAGATGATGCATGGTCTTCTGAGCCTATTTCTCCAGCTGCCCAGTGTTTTTGAAAGATATCCCTTATCATTTTCATGAAATCCTTTTCTGCTTAACTTAGGATGacttggtttttgttatttgcaacTAAGAATTGTGGGTGAGGCAAGAATGAAGCAAATTATCACAAAATGACTTGAATCTTGAACTGGACAGCCACCAGTACTTCCTCCAGCTCATCTCCACTTCtctgtgtttacattttttaaaatcgtATCTATAGACTTTCAATTCTTCATCTATGTCAACCAGGAGAGAGTTGCTAGCTTCTGTATTTACACGTTATAGGCTAAATCACACTGAGAATGACCTGCAGGCCCTCAGTCCCAGTTCCAGGTTCCCTAGTCCAATCACGAATTttcactggggtgggggtgatggaGTATAAATTGGGACTGCTGGAGCCCACACTCCTGAGGGTCTATGGATTAGGGAGCCAGAAAAGTGTATCCCATGGTGAGCTGGGAAGACATCCCAAAAGAAGTCTACTGTAGGAGCATGGAGTTTCTCAATCATGACATGCTGTGAACTCCCTGATATATCTCTTCCTCCTAATTACAAAAAAAGTTATCCTTTGCACGAAATGCTTTAAAGGATTAAGCACAAATCGGTAATGCGACTCCTCCCCCTCACCCTGCATGCCTATCTGCAAATAACTAACTCTATGTAGTAAATTGCcagatatgaaaaaacaaaaaacaagaacaaaacagagGGGCTCACTCAGATAACACTGCAGTAACCCCAGTTTCTGAAATaagaaagcaagaagaaaaatcttttaataacTGACTTTTCAAACCTATAAACATAAACCCAGATCAGCAAGGTGTTGCAATTGGAAGTCTCAAGGAATTTTCTCTGGGACTTGTCTCCATCCAGATTGCAATATCTCCCAGTTCTGACCCAGGAATTAGATAATGTACTTTGTCATTGTTGGGTCTACAGGGATCAGGAAATAGGTGGGACAATTATTTACTGCTTGTCTCTAATGAGACTCTCAGGGAGTCTAATCCCAGTGGCCATGGAGGCTACTGTAAATACTCGTCTATGATTCTGCAAACATCCTTCCTGCACAGggggcaaaggatatgaacatcTGCTCTTCACTTGTGCAGGTATTGCCTGTATTTCCAAGACTTTCCAATCCTAAGAATAAAGGGAACCATTGACCAGTTCCTTCAAGGTGAAGAAAACTTGATAGTAACAGTATCAAATTCTCCCAGGTAATATAACAGTGTAGATGTCAATATTTCTTTACTAATGAGTGAAGTACTTTGATGAACCCTCTTTGCTAAATCTTCCACATCCAGGGAACAATAGTAAGAGCCATCAGCTGGAGCTTGAAATAAACAGTAATAATCAGCTATTTCTCTTGTTTCTGTGAGCTACTCAGGAGTAGGAGAAAGCCTGGGAATGTCAAAAGAGACCTACGTGATCACAGAGAAGGGCTGTCTATGTGCCTGCGTGTTgttttaatgttatattttataaaattaaaagaatgagtCCAGTGGTACCAGCACCATCAAGGACTGGGAGCTGGAAGTTGGGGATGTAGGGACCATGGGGAGATCCTGACTGAACAACTCTGACAGATTTTGTTAACATGACTGTGGCTGGAGCTTCTTGTTGCATCCAAATCCTCTTCCACATTTCTGACCTCTACCTCTCTTCTCTGAATCTGAGCTCAAAGCCATGAGAGGGACAAACCAGTTGAGCATCTCTGAGTTCCTCCTCCTGGGATTCTccaggcagccccagcagcagcagctcctctTCGTGCTCTTCCTGAGCATGTACCTGGTCACAGTCCTGGGAaacctgctcatcatcctggcTATCAGCACTGACTCCCGCctgcacacccccatgtacttcttcctcagcAACCTGTCCTTCGTGGACGTCTGCTTCTCCTCCACCACCGTCCCCAAGATGCTGACCAATCACATACACGGGAGTCACAGCATCTCCTTCTCTGGGTGTCTCACACAGATgtattttgtatttgtctttgtgGACATGGACAATTTCCTCCTGGCTGTGATGTCCTACGACCGCTTTGTTGCTGTATGCCACCCCTTACATTACACAACAAAGATGAGCCGTCAGCTCTGGGCCCTGCTGGTCAGTGGATCGTGGGTCATTGCCAACCTGGATGTCCTAGTGCACACCCTGCTGATGGCTCGACTCTCGTTCTGTGCAGACAATGTGATCCACCACTTTTTCTGTGATGTGACTCCTCTCCTGCAACTCTCCTGCTCAGACACACAGCTCAATGAGCTGTTGATTTTTATCTATGCAGGGCTAATAATGATTTCCCCACTTATTTGCATCCTGGTGTCATACATCCTTATTGCTTGTGCTGTCTGGAGAGTCCCATCCACAAAGGGAAAAtggaaagccttctccacctgtagCTCCCACCTGGCTGTGGTCTTCATCTTCTATGGCACCATCATATCTCTGTATTTCAACCCTTCATTCTCCCACTCATCTAATAAAGATATAGCAGTTGCTGTAATGTTCACAGTGGTGACCCCCATGCTGAACCCTttcatctacagcctgaggaacaaggaTATGAAAGGGGCTATTAGAAGAGTggtttccatgaaatttttttcCACCCAATAATGATATGGGCTAAGAAAATCATGGAGAGAACTACTTTCCAAGAAAATCCTATTTGTTTTTCAACTATGAGGAATGTACCATTTGTCTTTTGTAAGAGAAACATCTACTATCTGGGAGAGACTCAATGTAGACTCTTCAGGTTGAAGGTGGGAAGAAGGACCCCTTAATCAAATTATGTGACTATTGCAATTGTCAATGCCCTCCATCCAAAATTTACCAGGAACATACCAGTAGCCGAATATGTTAGGTTTATTACTCATTATAACAAGGGAGAGCACACACCATCAGGGAATAGTGAGGCATCTC comes from Cynocephalus volans isolate mCynVol1 chromosome 6, mCynVol1.pri, whole genome shotgun sequence and encodes:
- the LOC134379774 gene encoding olfactory receptor 1361-like; amino-acid sequence: MRGTNQLSISEFLLLGFSRQPQQQQLLFVLFLSMYLVTVLGNLLIILAISTDSRLHTPMYFFLSNLSFVDVCFSSTTVPKMLTNHIHGSHSISFSGCLTQMYFVFVFVDMDNFLLAVMSYDRFVAVCHPLHYTTKMSRQLWALLVSGSWVIANLDVLVHTLLMARLSFCADNVIHHFFCDVTPLLQLSCSDTQLNELLIFIYAGLIMISPLICILVSYILIACAVWRVPSTKGKWKAFSTCSSHLAVVFIFYGTIISLYFNPSFSHSSNKDIAVAVMFTVVTPMLNPFIYSLRNKDMKGAIRRVVSMKFFSTQ